In Mercurialis annua linkage group LG6, ddMerAnnu1.2, whole genome shotgun sequence, the following are encoded in one genomic region:
- the LOC126686289 gene encoding uncharacterized protein LOC126686289 yields MGKAVVYPALATAFVILMITSRINKHDNKPNLVGLNRRLGNPFPIPTFDPLVVTIHRVAEAKGLSEQGDPGHRIDTNVVVEAAGDAHEYVSDDGALNMTRRLMFLFPFIDNAPKDGKVNFEELQNWNKEQAVERLIYRTEKEMELHDKDDDGNISFSEYFPQFSKEHIEKNSVAHGEAGWWMIQFKNADVDQDDFLDTDEFNDFLHPEDSSNEEIQKWILKEKIRLLDDDGDKQINFAEFSTHVYSVYKIYGEFEAIKNNLSTPEEKFEALDTNKDEFLDVKELLPMLSYLKPGELSYARYYASYLIQQADDNGDGYLSLEEMLDHEHTFYTTVYDNVDLYGDDDHFHDEL; encoded by the exons ATGGGAAAGGCGGTGGTTTATCCGGCTTTAGCCACCGCCTTCGTCATTCTCATGATCACTTCTCGGATCAACAAACACGACAACAAACCTAACCTTGTTGGTTTAAACCGTCGTCTTGGAAACCCTTTTCCGATTCCGACATTTGATCCTTTAGTCGTAACAATTCATAGAGTGGCCGAGGCAAAAGGATTGTCCGAACAAGGTGATCCTGGCCATAGGATTGATACGAACGTTGTCGTTGAGGCTGCCGGAGATGCCCATGAATATGTAAGTGATGACGGGGCATTAAATATGACCCGAAGATTGATGTTTTTATTCCCATTTATAGACAATGCACCAAAGGATGGAAAGGTAAATTTTGAGGAGCTACAGAATTGGAACAAGGAACAAGCTGTTGAACGCTTGATTTATAGAACAGAAAAAGAAATGGAATTGCATGATAAAGATGATGACGGAAATATTAGTTTTTCTGAATATTTTCCTCAATTTTCCAAGGAGCACATAg AGAAAAATTCAGTGGCACATGGTGAGGCTGGATGGTGGATGATACAATTCAAAAATGCAGATGTTGATCAAGATGATTTTCTTGACACTGATGAATTTAATGA CTTTTTACATCCTGAAGATAGCAGCAATGAAGAAATTCAGAAGTGgatattgaaagaaaaaatcAG GTTGCTAGACGATGATGGAGATAAGCAGATCAATTTTGCAGAATTCTCGACCCATGTTTACAGTGTTTACAAGATTTATGGAGAATTTGAAGCCATTAAAAATAATCTTTCAACTCCTGAAGAAAAGTTTGAAGCTCTTGATACCAATAAGGATGA ATTTTTAGATGTGAAGGAATTATTACCCATGCTTAGTTACCTCAAGCCTGGAGAATTATCATATGCTAGATATTATGCTAGCTATTTGATCCAACAG GCTGATGATAATGGAGATGGTTATTTAAGCCTTGAGGAGATGCTGGATCATGAACATACATTCTACACCACTGTGTATGACAATGTTGATTTGTATGGTGATGATGACCACTTCCATGATGAACTTTAA